In Mixophyes fleayi isolate aMixFle1 chromosome 3, aMixFle1.hap1, whole genome shotgun sequence, the genomic stretch TCCAATGCCTACAATGGgaatgtgagtgccagaactgtaGCAATGGAAGGTGTtggcttggtctgatgaatcacattttcttttacgtGTTTCATGTGGCTGGCCAGATGCTTGTGCTTTATTTAGCTGGGGGTAAGAGATGGCATGAGGAAAGAAAGGCCAGTTGGCagaggcaatgtgatgctctggaaaatgttctgctggaaaaccttgggtcctggcattcatgttgatgttactttgacacataccacctacctaaacattgttgcaggctAAGTACACCCTTCAATAGCAACAGTATTGCCTGATGGCAGtgctctttcagcaggataatgaaccctgccacactgcaaaaattgttccgcaatggtttgaggaacatgacagttCAAATTGTTCACATGGCCTCCATATTTCCCAGATCTCAACCCGATCAAGCAtctgagatgtgctggaaaaaacaaacccaagccatggaggcctcacttCGCTACTTAAAGGATTTGCTGCCAATggcttggtgccagataccacagcacATCTTTAGTAGTTATGGAGCTTTTCTGGCAGCACAAGCGTGACCTACACAAATTATGCAgattgttttaatattgtggctgctCATTGTATATTGAACTGCATTTCAGCATTAATTTATTCACATATACACTTAAGTAAAGCAATCAGCTACAGGGAAAATTAGTGCAATTCAGATCTCACCTCTATACTCTAGGGAGAGGGTATGGTTATTTAATAAAGCAGAACTAcatctacattttattttcattcattcacAGTTCTGGAGAATGCACAGCCTTGTCTCCTTTACGATGAGGTTCAAACTGCAGCGTCAGTTTCTAACACCAACTGGTCAGCCATATAGCTCTATCAAATAATCTGTGCTAGAAACTGACAGCAGTTTAAACAGTTCCTTTACACACAAAACTGCTGCATGTGGATGTACAAACTGAGCAACGAGGGCATGAGGGAGATGAGATTAGAGGTGGGGGGATTGTGGCTTTCATAAATAGACTTGCGCCATAAAAGTGTATGGCTAACATTAAACTAAAGCGCTTAAGGGGTGGTAACCTTGTTTTAACCTCTTGCTAAGTCACATTCTGGCAGTCTGAATCCTAATGGAACAGTGGTTAATTTTATCAGTGCAAACGCAAATATTCACAGCAATAACACAGAATAATACTTTATAAAAGTTTAAGTATCCAAGAACAAAAGGtgaacattttcatttgaaaagTTCTTCCTTCAAATGGTACGCTACATTTGTACCTGGGTATACTGCATCCATCTTGTAAGAACACAGGACAAAAGCTATGGCTGAAAAGAATGTTTGGGGATGTGGTCAATTTGAAGTGACCATttgtgtggagaaaaaaaaaaaaaaaagttacacaaGTGTAATATGGGAGTGGGCTATTGAGGGAAGAGGTGATCTCTtctaacatttatattttattgaattattGGAAAGTTTTCCCTTTAGTTAGACCCAGTAATATAGCACCTTTCTCTGCATACTAAAGTTGCTAAATGTTTTGCAAGATGGGTCAAATAGTGCCTCGCTGGATGCTGCTTTTATATTCAGGTAACTGATTTTAGTTTTAGAGGCGGGGGCAATGCAGCCTTGGCCTCACCAACAGTCATTAGCACACAAGATAGGTTAGCGACATCAATATACACCAGCATTTACCCATGACTGAATTCAGACACACATTTGAACAAAGTATGCAAATGTGAGTTAATCACTTCCATCATAAAAGCTGAACAGACTTATGGACAACCAAAATCCAACTTTGGTTGAGCAGTCACTGAAAAAAAGCTAATTAAATGCACCAGTCACTCTAAATCAGAACCAAGGACTAAATTTTATTTTGAGAAACTATATTCTATTTCACAATAGATTTTCAAGATCACTGTAAAGAATTATTTGCAATATGTAAATGTTACATTTGACTCCAAGGTCATATTAGCTTGTGGACTGCAGTACTAGGTCAGTATTCTTTGCAAACAGAAaatcactggaaaaaaaaaaatccaacatgAGCACCTCTATTTTTACTGACAATAGTGCATTTATATTGGTGTGCAGCCAATACTGAAGGCAGTAACTTTACCCCTTCTGTGCTATATTAGCTCTATCAAGTAACAGCAAAATAGTATTTAATGCAATTAAAACACTACCGAGTCTCCTCATCtatttatagcaccactaattctgcagtgctgtacaaagaactcacatcagtccctacaacaactggagcttagtctaaattcacaAATGCATAGAGAATAAGGtcaattagcagccaattaacccattgATGTTTGAGTGTAGGAGGAAATGcacacagaacatacaaactccatggtcaggaaatgaactcatgaccccaatgctatgaggcagaagtgcttaccactaagcTACCATAATGTCTTATATTTTAATGTACTCATTCAGCAAATGTAATTAACCACTTGCTCACATTGAATCTGCAAAgttcaaattttaaaataagagCTGTGAAGTTATTTTTCAAGCAAAGGGTTGACAACCTTTTGGTAAAATCAAATTACTTacctgtccattgtttgtatttgtctGTATTTCCATTATAAAGATACTATAAAAAAGTGACTAATTAAGCACCTGTTCTTTACACACCACTTTATTTTAAGATCACAACCAAGCTTATACTAGTCTATGGTATTGAACACTTTCCAAAGCTATACCACTTATGTCTTATCTAATGCCAACAGCCTCTTTCCTTTGTTAGTGAAATCCATAAACACATAAGAACCACTGCTTTACGGTGTAATAAATTTGAAAAGTGTAAAGCAAGAAAGCTCTTCACATTTTTCATTGCTACCTCACACCTTtacttttcagggtttttttaaaacaaatttcccTACCTTTCAACCACGTACAATCTTCCCAGATGCCCAATACCAGTCTGTAAATCTTCACACCTGCACACACCATACTAGGCCAGTTCTGTGCCTTCCACACCACCAAGTATAAAATTATGGGCAAATCGTGTAAACTCCACAAGACATGCATTTATTTCAAGCCTTGACAGCTACAAAACATTTAAGCATATAGTAAAGTGCATACTATTTATCTGGGTAGAGACCAAGGGTTCAGCATACTAAAAAACATAATTACTCTTGGTTGTGTCACGTTCAGCAGCCCAATGAGAATTGTACGcggtctaaataaaaaaaaaaaactagattgACACATGCTGTGGTATTTCATGACAAACCACTAGGAAGACTAAAGAAGCTAAATAAAAGATTTTATTGAAGTATTCTAGTATGACACTGCATTACCACTTAATCATTAATTATACTAAAGTGCCCTTACCTTCTTACCACTGTTTCCGACTAAACTGCTGCAGAGAATGCAGACACTACACAAATTAATGCATTACCCCAGCTTAGACCTAAATGACACAGGGAATGCCAACCAAGGTTTGGGCATACTAGTCTGCAaactatttttgtttaattattttggtGAAGAATGATAAGTGAAAGATTAAAgtgcccaaccccccccccccctccaaaaaaaaaaaaaaaacgacaagATACTCAAGTTCAATATTTTAATTTAGATGTTTATTTCTTGCACTTGAAATATTCTTCGATAACATCTTTGGCCTGAGACTCCTTGCCATagtcctaaaaaaataaaaatggatcatAAAGCACAAATACAAGCACTAAGACAAAGTGAAAACTGCATAGAAAGCTTTTGGCAATAAGATATGTAGCCATTTTCAGGGACCTTAAATGCCACATGAAGGCCTTAAGGCTCGTACGATGGCCTTATTCTTGCCACAATGTCTGAGCAGGGTATGCAAAACATGTTCAGTCAAGCAGCAGCTCAATAGTGGCACAAACAGTTTCCCAGTGTAGGAGTTTCACTTTCCAAGTTATGATGCGACAAACTACTACACAATTTCAATAATGCTATTGCTCTCCACAAAGGTATGCCACACCCATCTATCCTTGATAATATTGTAGCACAGTTGAACAAGATACAAATTATTTGCCCTTCCTCTACAGAGACATTACCAAAGAAGGTGGGTGAAAAACATTTGGCAGTTTACCACCAGTGATAATGACACTTTATATCAGGgttggctaacatgtgacactacaggtgttgtgaaactacaagtcccagcatgcattgccaataCATATaggttattgctggaagggtatgctgggacttgtagtttcacaacacctggagtgtcacaggttagccaacactgctttatATGAACTTGTTGAAGTCCACTTCAACTATTTAGTTTTGAGGGTGTTAAAACCAGAATGTCATCTTTAGTCCAAGGTGTGCCACCATTTCAAAAGGTGCCAAGCAGGTATTTAGTCATCTGCCCATTCAGCAGGCAGCATGGCATGAGAGTTTAGACATTTTAACTATTCACCCAAAACTTTTAGTGGGTAGAGCACTTTAGCCAAGTTAAATTACAGCTTTAAGAGCATTTGAGCATATACCTTCACGAGTTCCTTACCTTGACAACTACACAACTGCAGCCAACCACCTTGCGGGGCTTGCCTTCTCTGTCAATCTTACAGAGACCAACCCACTCGCCAAGCTTCTTGCTGTCATCAACCTGTATTAACACAAAAAAACCTCCTATTATTTTATGAACAGTCAACCAAGATTAAAATGTCAAACAACGAGAGCTGTGACTCAGAAAAATTTTGGGTAACATGTTGGCTTTTTTCCTCATAATGTTCAGTAGAGGGAGCCAAATCATCACTGTACAGCTCAGTATCAAAGATATATATTCATTCAATTGTTAAACTGTTCTtttaagagaaaaagaaaaatacagtaaTGCAATATGACAAAAGCAAGGTTAATATAAAAGTAATAAGTGGTAAcactggggcagattcaatttggcatGAGGAGACAATGCATCGCCAGAACAGTTTTTAACAGACATTCGCACTCATTTTTCTACATGTCCCttagaggtgcacagaaaaatgaagtTTAACGCAACAGTTGTCAATAGAGGCATCTGAACATAGAGGAAATGTTCAGCAGTACCGAACAGAACCTGCCCAAAACTTCAGTCTCATTCAGAATTCTTTATTCCAAATTCTCaaatccagcaaaaaaaaaaaaaatcaaaaatcaaaaaaataaagTGCCATCTTAGTGCAAGCAACTCACCTTTATCAGATTGATCTGATGCTCAGCACAAAGTGCTTCCACCAATTTCACATACATTGGTTCATCACAGTTGGAAGCCAGGACACACAGATGGGCTTGACGCCTGTAAACATTTTATGAATTAATGGGGAGGACAAGTCATTTCTTACATTGTTTGTCAATTAAGTTTTAGATCAGGCTTGTCAGTTATATTTTCTCACTCATGCAGAGTGAAGGGGTATCCGACTTAAGATAGGAGTCATCATTCAAGCACTGCAACATACTAGATGTAGGGGAGTTCTTCGTGACAGCATATGTCATTTTAGCAAATTTAATCTTGATGCACATGCTCATATGCTACCCTATCAAAGCAGCAGACAATAACTAATATGTACCACATGTGAGCACATTTCAAGATGCAAGGGGATTATCTACAGAACACATGAATTTAAATACAGATTTGATATACTTTGATTATGTACCAACAGGCTGTTAAGAGTCCCCATGGCACATTGCTGTGCACTGCATTCTCCAAGAACTGAACACAATTTGCTTACATCAAATATCAGACAAAGCAAAGACAGCAAGTTGCTCAGTCTGTCCAGCATGCAAAGCAGTACTGAAAGAATGGTCATCAGTACACAACACAATAGTTTGATGTGCAGTGAATAAAAGGTACAGAAGTAGCTCTACAGCACAACCAAAAGGAGAACAGATCTATCCATCAGACATGCAAGACAGACATTTGAATGTTCGAAATGAAGACCAAAAGTCAAATAAATTGGCATAACCTGCTAAGGGACATTAGACTGACTTACTTGTCAAGAGCCTTGGCAGCCTCACGGATTCCACGGGCTAGGCCATCATGTATAAGTGCGGTCTTGAGCACTTCTTGAAGAGCTGTGTTTATATCCATTACACCTCCAGCAGAAATGCTACAATCCAGAGACAAACAAGGCATTTTAATTAAGAAATTATGAAGCTGGGTTATTTatctaaaacaaaaagaaacattgCTACAGGCTTGTCAGACTCTGGTTATCACTCAGAATGAGTGAAGGGGTATCCGACTTAATTGTAACATCATTCAAACACAGTAGCAAGGTTTATAAATACCTATCAATTACCCCCTTCTCTATGGCAACCACAGACGAAGCCATTCGTAAGTTACTTTCCATTTTGTGAATAATGTCCCAAAATATTGCAAACAGCATGTCATTTAGCAGTTTATTTAAGACacagtgaaaacaaaaaaaatggcagCTATTTGAACGCtttcttatttaatatttttttctcagaTTTCTGCCACCAACCTAATTACAAGACTTTTATACGGACAGTAGCTTCAATTTATTGAGCTGCAAAATGCAAAAGTATCACCATCTGGACCCCTCACTGTAAATGTGCTATGCACATAGAAACTTCACCTTTTGCAGGCAGTGTTAGGCTGCAAGGTGAAGACATTTGCTTAATGAGAAGGGTCAACTCCAGGACTCCCAAAGTAGCCTGGCAGAGTAAACTGCAGCAGTACTTTATGTTCCTCCATAACTTGCAGCAATACATAGAGTTGCCATACTGGGGACCCCAAATGGATTTAAAGATTCTTTAGGGACAAGACTATTAAAAAGTTTACAAGGTAATAAAACCCATGCATCACAGTACCAATTATATGTTCTTGTAGCCAGCATCCTAAACAAGGAAAATTGGTATTTTAACATGGGTTTAGAGTTGGGGGGGAAGGGAAGCGAAGGGTAATAACCTAGGAAATCACAAATGGTATCAGAATGCTACTACCACCATGTAATGTGCATATGTGGATCATAAAGTTGTTAAAATTAAATGCTACCAATCCAATTAGATTCACACATCATATACAAGGTTTCTTAGAGGAGaattacattttataacaatGACCTATGTCACTATATCGATTACGGACGGAGCAGACTATCTGTATCCACTACCCACTGTGTGTGAGCATTTGTTCGTTTATTGCCAGTCTAATCTTCGTAAGTACTACAAAAATACAAGTGTAATAATTCTCCCCGGAACAGACACGTGGACGAAGACCGCATAGTAATAATGCCACTACTCACCCTTCCTCGGCCATCCTTGATGTCTAATGGATGTTCGGTGTCAGTCCACTGTAATACAGACATAAACGAGAAGCGTTAACTTTCCCCATCGCACCGCCACTGTTCCCAGATTCATGGGGGGCGGGATGTCAGAGATATCCAACAGACAGTAACtttcactgtgctgcccaacaacATAACCATGACTTACCCAACCTGCTTCACTGCATTAAGGAAAGAGAAAGACGCCGTGCTTACGTCAGTTATTTATACCCCCGCAGACGGGGCACCTCCTCCTTACGTGAGGGTAGAGGTAAGCCATACGTGCTTGCAGAGTTGCCGGGCATTCTTTTCCGCCATGTTTGTTGAGGGCTTTGGAAAGAGTGTACATATTTACTGGGTATTTCGGTAATTACGCGAGCCTTATTGTCTCGATACAAACACCCAAGTAAGTAAATTACAAAAGACCAGATAACTTAATATTTATCGAAATTGTACTATTCTCATATTTAAATGTGTCATTGTTGATATGTTAATGAAATCAAAATTTAGTTGCTGTTTTAGAAGCGGTATGCACAAACTAGTTGCAGTGCTATATAAATTTGTACAATTACAATTATCACTACCGAAGTCCAATAGCAACAATGTTTCTGAAATGTTTAACTTTCATCAACACTTCTTATATATTGTCAAAGATGGAGACTTgcagcattgtttttttttagtttttacattgccatatgaattataaattatttaaaatgggCACCATCAAAATTAATGTGTCACCTTTATGTAAACAAACACACGATTTCTGCTATCACTGATAATTTAAACTAGTGTGTCAtctcaaaaaaaaagaaaatgaaatgggTGTTTTTAATTACTGTACTTTTCAAGTATGTCAGTCACAGTTGTGATGTATCTTTTAATACATTTGACAAACTTGGGTGTGTACTATATTTTCCCTGTTTAACACTTTGAAGGCTGTGATTACCTTCACTTTGGGCCAGCCCTCCACTCATTGTTCATAGCTGTTTTCAATTAGCTTTCAGCTAGATCCTAACAGCGTTATATATAACCTGAAGCAGATTCAACAGAAAGAGGTATGTACTCTATAGAAATGAATTGTTAATATAGATAATTTGAATGAGATCACACTGTTGTGGTATCACAATTTAATCAAAATTAACCTCATATTAATGTGTATTAATAGTACAGAGTCTAATACATAAatgtttgttattgttattagtaTGTCTACAGTGTGCTTCTGCACTATGTAAAGTTGGTCACAGCATTGATGCAACTTTTCATACATTTCGCAAATTTTGGGTGTGTAGTCTAAACCTCCTTTTTTATTTAGGTACTTATGACACAACAAATACAGTTTCCATTCTCCGATCCCAATTGTCCCCtcatatacctccatatagcgtCTAGTGAGTATCTGTTGTGTCATATTAAGCTATTACATTCATTGCTTAAGGTACTCAATCATCTTCTCCTCTGCTGCCCCTCAACATGCTACTTTAGAAGCAGAGTGTGAAAAATATGGGGGTGTAAGAGTGTTGtgtgacagggggggggggtggccccccccgctgacagagaggtaagaagcgcttcacacagcgggaagcagtcggcaagagactctccccgctgatgcagaacgggcgctgccattaggcagagagcgcctttactgctgaggttccccggaagccagctggagtataccaagttcctaaacaacacagaaggagagccagtggaaggggaatgtgtttgaggaacaccgctcccccccccctgctgagtgagcacgtggaagatcccttttttggcgccaagcttcaaaaggaggacagttgtagcagtcatttgaagagaagtgcactgttgacacatatcttccatgctaagtatcactttgtttcttctgtatatgcatgtgtattataagactatgaggtgttgagagaactgtgtttaaggaaaactataaagttctccaaacctgtcttatttaatcagaaatactatgatatgttaaataatctagtctgtattttctgataaaggttgtggaagtgtttgggcgtgccaaacatattgtctgttccaaatgtaatgctaaatgggcccaggtgttctgtgctaattgcagtgattactgaaaaacctgctgcagcctttcagcttgactaaaaaaattataccttatactctctttatagaggaaaaggaacagaaatactatcttttgactggttcatagataaatatgtacctatattttgcggtgtggtagcaaaatgtgagaaagataaagcaacaggatttcacctaagtagattggggaaatcactgttagcagagacacagaaggagattccagtggtaggggaatgtgttgagaaacacctcttccccccctcccccgctgagtgagcacgtggaagatccctttttggcaccaagcttcaaaaggaggacagttgcagcagtcatttgaagagaagtgcactgttgacacatatcttcccagctgagtattacttttattttcttctgtgtgtatgtgtagagatgtatattataagacaatgatgtgttgagagaactataaagttctccaagcctgtcttatttaaatcagaaatactatgatatgttaatataacctaatctgtattttctgataaattggagaagtgtttgtgaattttgaaacgtgatttagtttttcttatcttgtgatggcagataaaagcaaaatacgtaccaaacataatgtctgttcaaaatgtaatgttaaactaacaagtgaaTGGCtggatatgggggggggggggctctgtgcagcctgcactgtggctcctgtgaaacagcctatagacacctccaccataatgGTAGATACTCttgagtgggcggctgccttaacacagggagttaatacccttgtaaatctgttctgtaaaccagttgagatcccagctacatctgtggtttctcagggtataacagtaggaatgacagatgagtcattttccccaggggttggtgtatttccctccccagccctcccgggggtttcccagatgggagaggtgggttggtcagcggtggctaaaagcctggaccggcttacccatctactggagaaccccagacacaagcgtagtgttaaaagacgtagacaaacagctaaagcgctgtggtcagtgtcagactcagagttcctcagaggaggagggggaattgttggccgattcagatgtgtccattatagagtcagaaggaaactctaggcaccagggtatggacgatctggtaagagcagttcgtcagaccctggggtttgctgaagtagaggagacaaagtctttggaccgctccctctttaagaaggcttcttagcaggtggtcaggttccctccctcagttgagttgagggatattgtagaggcctcttggaaatatccagataaaaggttctctatgccaaggaagtttggcgtattgtatccacttcaggaggaggatatgacccgttgggaacaggtggcaaaggtaattacacctgtggcgagattggtttgtcagactacactacctgtacccgggtcagcgaccttacaggacgcgactgacaagaaattagaatccctgctgaagtcgatcttctcggccgccggtattagcctcaggccagcattgtcctctacctgggtagctagggcaatggaagtctgggcagggcagttagagtctgccttgcaggattcagatttactgcctctggccatgcagctaagggaggcagcaggctatgtatatgaagcggcccataattcggcctccatagcttcgtctatttcagctacagctgtagtagctagaagggcattatggttaagggcttggaatgcggattcagagtctaaacgatcattagaatccatcccgtatacgggtgggatgttatttggtccagaattagactcttggattttacaggcttcagggggcaagaagacgtccttgcctgtaaatactccaagacctagggctaggcctaggtttagttctttcagacagcctccttatgGGGACgagtctggcagaggccagactaccgatccaggggccgtggaatccaggagacagtcccataggggaaggtcatcctttgcccctgtggcgcggagagcttcttccaccaagctgccggatagaccagcggcatgactaccacccacctctggttccagagggtggggtgggaggacggctgcttgggtttgcccggcagcagacagggtcctcggtagacgagtaggtccagaatatcatgatagaattcatgggaccagctcacctcaggttttggaaaaaattacctcgctggcttctgtcaaatcagaaagcgctcagggctgtcgattttgcttcgttcagacgaagctatacaggcttagaatttccagtaagggaaaaggttttagtcacacccattcagggtgctaaggctagacgagttgttcagtctatgaccgaacatctagagtctgaaagggtcacagagaatcccttgtctaagaatgagtttcttgagactagtgagggacttggtacgcagTAGAAGGTTGTCTCCgcaggacaagttgaggtcctagatggagtggacaggcaggctcctgtcagacaagaggctgtcagtagccaggtctttgaagctgctgggaaagatggtgacatctttcgcgaccttaccctgggcagggtcccatcccagaggagcattcccgtgcTCGAGGTACCAGTAGAGGAGGTAGGTCCTccgctggtggttgctggacaagaaccaaacagaagaacaaagacaaataaatatttggatgtagtgagggcattacgtatatatgttaagagatctacAAAGATATGTAAGAcagtctctatttgtgttgtttgacttttccaaatggggatggccagcatctaagcaaactattgccagatggcttaccctgactatcagggaggcttatgtccgtattaatctccctgtgccgaaacgtattgttgcccattctacccggtcggttggggcgtcttgggcggctcgtaatggagccacggcggaccagctgtgcagagcagccacatggtcctcggtccatacctttacgaaattctaccaatttaatatatttgcatctggggacgcctcctttggccgtagtgttctgcgtgcaaagagatcagagcggtcccacccttcagagggattgcttttgtaagtccccatggttaaggagtgtcccccagatggatgaaagagaaaacaggatttatacttacgataaatctttttctctgagtccatctggtgGACAATTCGATccccccgtcttttcgttgttttgtctccactcccccctctgttgaggggtgtgtcttggttgattggcctatcttcctaattggcttttgtaatcaaactgaggtatgtgggaattggcgggggtgatatgctgtcaactgaaaaaagttaactctttgggtgccagactcctccccccgactcaaccccatggttaaggagtgtcccccagatggactcagagaaaaagatttttgaaagtataaatcccgtttttatACCCTAAAATCTGTGTTCAATTGTTTTGTTTGAACCATGAGAtgtaaaatgagaaaaaaaagtgttctccctgtgtttgcgtgggtttcctccggatgctccggtttcctcccacactccaaaaacatactggtaggttaattggctgctatctaaattaactctagtctctctctctctctctgtctgtgtgtgtgtgtgtatgttagggaatttagactgtaagctccaatggggctgtgactgatgtgaatgagatctctctacagtgctgcggaattagtgacaatatagaaataacatgatgatgatgaaactgacggtttcagattgtaatgaatgTTTGTATAATAAATGCTTTCatgggtgtaaaaaaaaaacctaaatctTGTTATACgcctttaaagttgcactttttttaatgaaaaattagCATTTAACGCTTTTctaaaattgcatttgtagctcacctgattgagctagagagttgggcaaggtgtcattttaaacctctttatgGTCTTTTATCTGATATAcaacacagcagtatgtttcaataaaaattaaaaatgtaacattttcaaaatcaaaatttagattttctcaaaaagccatatttttacattt encodes the following:
- the RPS12 gene encoding small ribosomal subunit protein eS12, encoding MAEEGISAGGVMDINTALQEVLKTALIHDGLARGIREAAKALDKRQAHLCVLASNCDEPMYVKLVEALCAEHQINLIKVDDSKKLGEWVGLCKIDREGKPRKVVGCSCVVVKDYGKESQAKDVIEEYFKCKK